GGCCAGTCTAGGTTCGGCGCGGGTGCTTCGCCGGTGGGGAACCGGGTCGTGCGGGGGGCTGGATTCCTGCGGCTTCCCCCGCCGGATGGCGGGTGTGGGACCGGCCGCTCGGCGGGGGGATTGCGCCCGGTTCGCGCCCCCTGGCCGGATTGTCACCCGCGTGGAGGAGGCGCAGGCTGGGCGGGAGGGCCTGGGAAGCGGCCCGCTCCGGCTGCCGCCGTGTCGGTGACGGCCGCCGGTGACGCATGAGGGGCAGGGCGGCGATGACACGCGGGAAGCTCTGGGGCTATGTCGCGTCGGGGGCCTGGGTGTTCGGTGCCTTCGGCGGGGCGGACGGCTCCGGACGGTCGGGCGGTGCGGGTCGGGACGCCACGGACGAGGCCGTCGGGCCGTTCCACCCGGGGGTGATGGCCGGGCCGCGGATGCTGTCGCGGCCGGAGCTGGAGCGGTTGCGCTGGACGGGCCGGCAGGCCGGGTGCGAGCCGCAGGCGCGGCACGTCCAGGTCGCCGACGTGGTGCGCCGGGTGGCGCACGGCGGCGGGCGGGCGGCGGCCGTGACCGTCCGGCTGGCTCCCGGGCTACCGGTGGTGGCCGGGGACGCGCGGCGGCTGGAGGCGGCGCTCGGCGGGCTGGTCGACCACGCGATCCGGCGCAGTCCGCTCGGTGCCAGGGTCTTGGTCCGCACCTCCGTCGTGACCGCGCCCGCGCTGCCGCGGCTGGGGCTCGGCGGTGCCTCGTACGGCCGGCAGCGCGGTCGGGTGGAGATCCGGGTGTCGGACCGCGGGGCGTGCGGGCTCCCGGAGGCGCGGGAGTGGCTGCTCGCGGGCGTCCGGGCCGACGGTCCGGTCGGGCCGCTGCACAGTCTGGTCCTGGCCTCGGGCGGTCGGCTGGCGGTGGAGGCGACGCCGGGGGGCGGGCTGACGGTGGTGCTGATCCTGGCGGTCGCCTACGACTGAGGCGGGTCGCGGACCGCCGTGGCGGACCTGTGGCGGACCGTCGTGGTGGGACCGCACAGCCCCGTGGAACCGCAAAGATCTCTTCGCGAAAACCCTTTGCAAAGAATTCTTGGCGGTTCTACGCTCCTGCCATGACCGATGACCGCGGCTGGATGCACAGTGACGACCCGCACGCCGTACTCACCGCCAAGGGCATGCGCGCGATGGCCCACCCCGTCCGCATGCAGTTGGTCGGGCTGCTGCGCAAGCACGGCCCGTCCACGGCGACCAGGCTGGCCGAGCAGCTCGGGCTGAACTCCGGGGCCACGAGCTACCACCTGCGTCAGCTCGCCGCCGCGGGCTTCGTTGAGGAAGACCCGGAGCGCGGCAACGCCCGCGAGCGGTGGTGGCGTTCGGTGCACACGCTCACCGCCTGGACGGGGGACGACCAGGCCGACGAGGAGCCGGAGACCGTCGTCGCGTACCTGCGGTCGGTCCTCGCCGCCCATACGCTGGTCGGCCAGCGCGCGCTCAACGCCTTCGAGACGATGCCGCGGGAGTGGCGCAAGGCGGTCGACCTCAGCGACCAGGTGCTGCGGCTCACGCCCGAGGAGGCCGAGCAACTGGCCGACGAACTGGCCGCCGTGGTCGGGCGCTACCGGCGCGTGGACGCCGAGGGCCCGGTGCCGGAGGGTGCGGAGGCGGTGGCCGTGGTCGTCCACGTGCTGCCCGAGCCGAGGGCCACCACCGAGGGGGAGGAGTCCTGATGACCACCGTCGCCGTCACGCCCGCGCGCGGTGTCCGGCCGCTGGCCGGAGTGCTCGCCGCCACGGTCGTCTCG
The nucleotide sequence above comes from Streptomyces kaniharaensis. Encoded proteins:
- a CDS encoding histidine kinase, translating into MTRGKLWGYVASGAWVFGAFGGADGSGRSGGAGRDATDEAVGPFHPGVMAGPRMLSRPELERLRWTGRQAGCEPQARHVQVADVVRRVAHGGGRAAAVTVRLAPGLPVVAGDARRLEAALGGLVDHAIRRSPLGARVLVRTSVVTAPALPRLGLGGASYGRQRGRVEIRVSDRGACGLPEAREWLLAGVRADGPVGPLHSLVLASGGRLAVEATPGGGLTVVLILAVAYD
- a CDS encoding ArsR/SmtB family transcription factor; this translates as MTDDRGWMHSDDPHAVLTAKGMRAMAHPVRMQLVGLLRKHGPSTATRLAEQLGLNSGATSYHLRQLAAAGFVEEDPERGNARERWWRSVHTLTAWTGDDQADEEPETVVAYLRSVLAAHTLVGQRALNAFETMPREWRKAVDLSDQVLRLTPEEAEQLADELAAVVGRYRRVDAEGPVPEGAEAVAVVVHVLPEPRATTEGEES